In the Limanda limanda chromosome 15, fLimLim1.1, whole genome shotgun sequence genome, AGCATATTAATTTAGGATAACATATTCAACAGTGTGAAACTACACTGTGTCTATTGATGTTATTTAATTTGGCTTTAATTGTTGAGCAGTTGTACAATGCACTTACTTTCACATAATCCCTATGGATAGTGTTTATGTTTACTAACTATTTTTGCAACTTGTCAAATAGTTCAAATTTGCCCTGATTGTGGCTATTTTTATAATTGACTCAGGGACAACATCATACTAGTCTGTTAAGGTAGGATGAATTTGAGAGTTTTGTCTGAAAATGTTACATAGCATGTTTTATCAGAGTTGGCATAAATGTTCTCTGCAATTAGCAGGAAAAGTGCATATATCGGCGTCTGCAATCAGAAAAAATTTGTTACAAACCGTCACAAATCCAATATCATGCATCCCTATATTGAAACTTACTGTTTACAATTAGATTCAAACATGGTCCTTAGTAAAAGTTGAGGGTTCCTACTGTATTACAGTGCTTTGAGAATCTTGttcatattatatattcatatgaACTTTTTGTATTGTCTTCCTGTGCCTGTTCATTGTTGTATCCCATACAtcttaaaaaatacaattgaatttTTAAAGAAGCCCAATCTTTACTCTTTCTTTTAACTGGTCTTTTTGTCTTGGTCTCACCTCTGGCAATATGATACATATTTTGCCACTGCTCTGCAAAAAATACTGCCACCAATGAATATACATGCTCATTGCTTATCACACAACACTGGATTTTGTTGAGTAAAAAAGTGGGGATGGTGATTCTTGGcttaaatgatttgtttttggaATGTGCCGTTTTGAGACTCAACTGTTTTTCAGGTTTGTTTTCTGTAGGTTAATCTGGGTCAAGAGATCATGTAGGTCAATGTAACTTCAGTGACCCTGAGCATTTTCCATTTCGTGTGAAtataacaaatcaaacttacTTTACATTAAATCAAGTACAACCACAGGCCTAATACTTTGTGAATGTCTTGTATTCTTTGTACAGTTTTTActctaacatttaaaaaacataactttCACTGgtttgcctttttgttttttacaaattttgggACATTTGTAATTAGAAGTAGCAAATATTAGTTTTGTGAAAGTCTATTTTTGATGTATTTACAAGCATAGCCAAAAAGagtaaaaatgacaaaatatgcTATTGTAGTTCTGTGTTGAAAAACTCTATAACATGAACTCTGAATACTCTCAGCCCCACTGTAGCAACTTCTCCATAGACCGTAGCACAGCGATTGCTTCTGGAGGCAGCCAGAAGATGCCCCCTCATGCTGAGCCACCACACCTTCAGGTTCTACAGTGGATTCCCACCCCTGTGAAACATAATCTACCAGACAGGTATATCTATTGATTACATGTTCTGAATCATTCTAATCTGGAATAGTTGCTTTAAcctaatttttgtttttgttggtgtTTGAAACACATGTTCATTTACAGTGACACAGCTGGTGAGGAATTCTTGAGATGCATTGCAGCAAACAAGCCTCTCCCAGACTATCTGAAAGGGGACATGGCATACAACCTTGCTGAGGCATTTAAGTCAGCTAATGTTCTGAAAGATGCAGTAAAATCAGACCCCAAGTTCCACAAGCATGGGTCCAGAAGCATCAGTCAAAGTAGAAGCAGAAGCCGTGGCAGAAGCCGTGGCAAAAGTCGTGGCAAATCTCGAGCCAAGAGCCGTGCGCGAAGCAGAAGCCGTGTACGCAGCCGAAGCAGAGGAAAGGGCAAAAGTCGAGCTCGTAGCAAGAGTCGAGCTAGAAACAAAACCAGAGGCCGCAGTAAAAGTCGGAGCAGGAGCCAAAGCAAGCAAAAAAGTCATGTACGCAGCAAGAGTCGCGTCAGGAGGTCCAAGTCACGAAGTGGCAGTATGGAAAAAAGATGTGCTAATGATAAGAGAAAGAGGAGTCTAAgccccagctgcagcagcagtgttcaGAACAGTAATAACCtgacaggaaaatgtctgttaGAGGGACTGAAACTTGTTATGAACAGCAAGGAACTGGAAGAGCGGTTACCCACTCTCAAAGATGCCATCCTCACTATTCAGGTAGAgttcttcattttacaaaatgttttgtttccgTTTGTTCTTACTTCATGTTCACACAAAAATGTGTATTGTCTATTTCGGTACACCAGGGGAATTACCATAATACAGATTTATGTTTGGTCGAATCCAGaacattttagtttgttgtcgaacgtttaaaataaaatagcaaCATATCCCTAACCCTGATATGTTTCGGTTAGCTACGTTTATGTCTGGCCTCCACATTACTACAGAGTTTCCAGACCTTAAAACAGAGACAAGCTTTGAAAAGCCACATTTACATACTTATTGGTTCTAATCACTCAAGACTACAACTGGTGAGTCCAAAGCGTTACCCAAAGCTACTGTCAGtcggagaaatccctcaccttACATTTCTTTCGCCTTTGTTGTCGTTCGTAGTATTTTCTGCAACTAAGCAACCAGTCGcagatctgcttcctgtttatatACCCATGCATATGACAAGTAAATTCGAATGGTCATATAATATgtattttcaggtgtgttagtatGGATAAAGATAATTTCTGATATGGAGCTAAAACATTTGTCACAGTATTATGTCTGCACAAAAGTCAACTGTGTGCTGTCTTGCATTCCACCAGAGGACAGTGTCATCATCGGAGTACTTAAATGCAGAAAGACCAACACTGTggttttcaattttatttttacagttaaTTTTCTATTGTGAACAACAATAGAAAATTACTGTTGTGAACTGCTGAATGTTTACTAATATTTAGCTTTGTTAGATTGTTTTTGAGTGTAGCTAATTTTGTACTGATGAGCGACCCAATAGTTGTGCTATAATTAACCTGTAGAATATTAAACCAGAAAGCctttctgttttaaaataagTACCATTTAACAAGAATCAATCTCAGTGGAGTACATACTGCCACAAGAGCCCAATCGTTCtattaaattcaataaagctgcacaAAATTGTACACAGACATAGATCCCATCCCCTAAacagctgtttaaaaaaaaaatcaagatccatgcaCTATAACCCAGAACATTTGAGAAAaggtctcacaatgttaaagaaactgaTAACAAAGTCTTCCTCATGGCCCTTTGTCCAGTCCAAATATTTTCTCCCTTGAATGATTGTACATTTAGCTGTATGTGCTGAGCAGAAAGTTTAAATTACTAATTGTTACAAACTCCACCACgaacaaatattttcaaatattttgggGTTTAAATTATTTGATTGTGCAGTCAGTTTGTTTATGTCAACACTAGATTAAATACTGAATAATACTAACTTCTCAATGTGTTACTACTGTGGACTCATGCTTCTAAGTTTCGGATTAGACATGAGTCGAAGACTTTTATACAAGGGTGAACACGCCTGTGCAGTTTTGCAGTACCTCTATACTTCTATCATTTCTTACAACATTCCATCACtagaaaaaaaagttaaagaacTAGGATCTGTTGAATGTATGAAATGGTTGTGTTCTCTTCTCTTCAGGCGTCTGATGAAAGCAAAAAGGTGCAGTGTAAACCGAATGAGCAACATTACAGTCAGGATAATTCAACTTCAATGGAAAACGACAGTATGCTCCTTCCCCATGACCGAGTAGGCAGTGACTTCTCCTGGCTCCATGCACCAAGTCAAGAGGACTCCACAGATCAAAAAGCTGATGAACTTGATGATGAGGAGTCATTCTTATATGGGAATGAAGATGCTGGAGGAAAGCAAGACCATATAACTTCTACCACCCCCTTTTCAGCATTTTCTCAGACTGGAGAACATTCCAGTGATGTTTCTGTTCTGAGCAGTCAACAGTCCATATTTAGTGGCTTCGGGGATCTGCTTGACCTGAAGCAGCCCCTTCAAATGACTTCCTCAATCAATCTGGACAGTAGTGAGTTTGAGAAGATCACGAATATATTAAAGAGTCAGGGCACAGCAAATATCAACCAGATGGTTGTGAAGATGCAGGggcagaaagaggagaagcaactgtctcctgctttacTTGGTTCAGACCCAACAGCAGCAAGCTTGACAATGCAAGCAATGAAGAACTCTAATGTACAGCAAGCTCTGCAATCTCTACAGTCTCTTATCAAAGGTGAGAATCCAATATTGAATGAAAGATTCAACTTAATCTACAAAATTGTTAAGCATTAGTAaatcagtgttttcatgtttactAACCAATAATACAGTTTATGTAAAGTACTTTTTTGATTTGTTACATTATTGTGGACGACTTATAAGTTATTCCTAAAGTTTAAATGCACTCTTTAAATACAGCTCTGGAAAAAATTAAGCGACCACTTCAAAATGTTCAGTTTCTCTGGTTTTGCTTTTTATTGGTATGTGTTTGAGTAAAAtggaatattttgttttattctatacaacaatttccccaaaaaataTCGGCATTTGAGCATTTATTTGCAGGAaatgacaactggtcaaaataacaaaaaatatgcagtgttttcagatctcgaataatgcaaagaaaacaagttcacattcacttttaaacaacacaatacTAATGTTTTAACTTAGGAAGAGTTCagaaatcaatatttggtggAAAAACCTTGATTACAATAGCAGCTTTCATGCATCTTGGCATGCTCTCCACCAGTCTTTCACATTGCTGATTTATGTATAGCACTTTTTGCCACTCCTGGTGCAAAAATCCAAGCAGCTTGGCTTTGTATGATGGCTTGTGACCATCCATCTTTCTCTTGATCACATTCCAGAGGTTTTCAATGGGATTCAGGTCTGGAGATTGGGCTGGTCATGACAGTGTCCTGATCTGGTGATCCTTCATCCACACCTTCACTGACCTGGCTGTGTGGCATGGAGCATTTTCCTGCTCGAAAAAACACTCCTCAGAGTTGGGTCACATTGTCAGAACAGAAGGGAGCAAGTTTTCTTCCAGGACAACTTTGCACTTGGCTTGATTCATGTGTCCTTCACAAAGACAAATCTGCCAAATTCCAGCCTTGCTGAAGCTTCAGATCATCACCAAATTTCACAGTAGGTGCGAGACACTGTGGCTTGTAGGCCTCTCCAGGTCTCCGTCTAACCATTAGACGATCAGGTGTTGGGCAAAGCTGAAAATTGGATCATCAGAGAAGATGACCTTACTCCAATCCTCATGGTCTTTTGCTAACCTCAGCCTGGCTTTTCTTTGCTTCTCGTTGATGAAGGCCTTTTTTCTAGTTTTGCACAACTTCATCCCTGCCCTTAGGAGCTTTTTTCTCACAGTCCTGCTGTGCACTTCACCCCAGCTGCCGTTTGCCATTCTTTGTAGAGGTCACTTGATGAGTACGGTTGTTGAgtgacattcaaatgagttggcCGTCATCCTGGTGAGTGGAAGATCGTTTTCGTCCTCTGCCGGTCCCTAGCTTTGTTGTCCCTAATGTCTGCTGCTTGACCTTGTTGTTATGAACCGCAGTCTTTGACATTTTAAGGATGGAAGCAACCTGACGCTCACTGCCAGTAAAACCAGAATTTTCCTAACTCAAAACTTTTCTGTTAACTCTTTTGGCATGGTCAatagtcacttttttttttattccaattaCTTGAGGTACTACTGGCACTGTTTCTGCCATACAGCTGGTCATACTGCAAGAGGATAGTCTTGATAATGACCACAACActgtttttttatacttttcttCATTGAATAAGATTTGGTTCAGGTGATCACCTAATCAGTACCTCATTAAGTAGAATCAGGTCAGCCTGTATTGGAATTCAACAGACACTGGAATGGAATGGCTGCCATACACAGAGATGCGGATTTAAGAATATTTGGAGTTGTTTCTTAATTTTTTCCAGAGCTGTATATTCTAATGAAAgcaacatgtattttttaacatttgtttatcatttcatttcaaaatgcTTGACCAAGTTACTGAAACATAATCCGTTACATAAATACCATAAACCTTGTGTTTGTGGCTGCATCTAAAAGCTTGGCT is a window encoding:
- the si:ch211-195b21.5 gene encoding uncharacterized protein si:ch211-195b21.5 isoform X2; this translates as MYRPGQPEHGPPPFRPPSAHGPPFTFGGSCSAPRGHLAPGPHGSFSASASDRQFLHNRPPREHFIRPHCSNFSIDRSTAIASGGSQKMPPHAEPPHLQVLQWIPTPVKHNLPDSDTAGEEFLRCIAANKPLPDYLKGDMAYNLAEAFKSANVLKDAVKSDPKFHKHGSRSISQSRSRSRGRSRGKSRGKSRAKSRARSRSRVRSRSRGKGKSRARSKSRARNKTRGRSKSRSRSQSKQKSHVRSKSRVRRSKSRSGSMEKRCANDKRKRSLSPSCSSSVQNSNNLTGKCLLEGLKLVMNSKELEERLPTLKDAILTIQASDESKKVQCKPNEQHYSQDNSTSMENDSMLLPHDRVGSDFSWLHAPSQEDSTDQKADELDDEESFLYGNEDAGGKQDHITSTTPFSAFSQTGEHSSDVSVLSSQQSIFSGFGDLLDLKQPLQMTSSINLDSSEFEKITNILKSQGTANINQMVVKMQGQKEEKQLSPALLGSDPTAASLTMQAMKNSNVQQALQSLQSLIKATKEKRAKSDGSGTSQTSDKHKASNGEDMKRERQARKSKMESLIKEMEELLKQDGQSFLTPVIGFYCQKCEEFIGDLCSAENHAAIHQHANSSSKMQMEQHADRGSKGQSNCFSSSSNRHPHTSDKRDHRDFSYHRDSGEQRNQRDYKQEWRNETPHRGKLDNNLINHGQRQENISFKEEMSKERMLITVSCGPTSPPNIRVKEEVNKEQTIRGYSKVKVEDKNKKDSKGKNESSDDSDNDKGKTCKVKSSKKKKKKEKKKKKEKGNKS
- the si:ch211-195b21.5 gene encoding uncharacterized protein si:ch211-195b21.5 isoform X1 produces the protein MYRPGQPEHGPPPFRPPSAHGPPFTFGGSCSAPRGHLAPGPHGSFSASASDRQFLHNRPPREHFIRPHCSNFSIDRSTAIASGGSQKMPPHAEPPHLQVLQWIPTPVKHNLPDSDTAGEEFLRCIAANKPLPDYLKGDMAYNLAEAFKSANVLKDAVKSDPKFHKHGSRSISQSRSRSRGRSRGKSRGKSRAKSRARSRSRVRSRSRGKGKSRARSKSRARNKTRGRSKSRSRSQSKQKSHVRSKSRVRRSKSRSGSMEKRCANDKRKRSLSPSCSSSVQNSNNLTGKCLLEGLKLVMNSKELEERLPTLKDAILTIQASDESKKVQCKPNEQHYSQDNSTSMENDSMLLPHDRVGSDFSWLHAPSQEDSTDQKADELDDEESFLYGNEDAGGKQDHITSTTPFSAFSQTGEHSSDVSVLSSQQSIFSGFGDLLDLKQPLQMTSSINLDSSEFEKITNILKSQGTANINQMVVKMQGQKEEKQLSPALLGSDPTAASLTMQAMKNSNVQQALQSLQSLIKATKEKRAKSDGSGTSQTSDKHKASNGEDMKRERQARKSKMESLIKEMEELLKQDGQSFLTPVIGFYCQKCEEFIGDLCSAENHAAIHQHANSSSQKMQMEQHADRGSKGQSNCFSSSSNRHPHTSDKRDHRDFSYHRDSGEQRNQRDYKQEWRNETPHRGKLDNNLINHGQRQENISFKEEMSKERMLITVSCGPTSPPNIRVKEEVNKEQTIRGYSKVKVEDKNKKDSKGKNESSDDSDNDKGKTCKVKSSKKKKKKEKKKKKEKGNKS